One segment of Streptomyces sp. XD-27 DNA contains the following:
- a CDS encoding glycoside hydrolase family 3 protein, producing MRLADGPAGVRVTRHATALPAPVLLASAFDPELARAYGRTIGHEGRALGQDVLLSPMVNLIRTPYAGRNFETFAEDPLLSADLVAAEIQGIQAEGLIATVKHYAVNNQEHERMSIDVRIDERTLHETELRGFEAAVRAGAGAVMGAYNKVNGTYACENQALLTGILRDRWGFTGWVMSDWFATHSTGPALAAGLDMEMPNDTYFGAALKAAVTTGLVPRAHVDRAAGRVLTVLDRFGLLDGSAPPRPERDPAAGARTALRVALAGGVLLRNERATLPLTGPAARDIAVIGPTGSVPFVSGGGSAHVIPDRADSPLDAIRARAGRGARVAYALGEDLYGKPLPAGALSPAADLEEQRVPAGQTWTYDGTLTVGAAEEWTFVLHYSGRRPAVTLDGVELFPAIPGLGEYFTGGLVGTAPDGLSVRRHTYDRLPAGPHRLRITARGGDAGQTIRLRRITAATRAADVAEAARAARAARSAVLFAYEDATEGQDRTTIALPGHQEELIAAVTAANPRTTVVLNTSSCTAMPWLARTGAVLQMYYPGQEGAGATTALLFGDANPGGKLTQSFPASDTRHPVAGDTLRYPGVLGREEYSEGVFLGYRWYDAQRTAPLFPFGHGLSYTTFDYRGLRLLARGGDVEASFTVRNTGRRTGAEVAQVYLGPAPGIQMPQPVRILAGYQRVELRPGEARTLRVRITRRTLSSWDTARHDWVAGTGRRTVEVGSSSRDLRLRGSVDVPMSR from the coding sequence GCCTTCGACCCCGAGCTCGCCCGCGCCTACGGCCGCACCATCGGACACGAGGGCCGGGCCCTGGGCCAGGACGTCCTGCTGTCCCCGATGGTCAACCTCATCCGCACTCCGTACGCCGGACGGAACTTCGAGACCTTCGCCGAGGACCCGCTGCTCTCCGCCGACCTGGTGGCCGCCGAGATCCAGGGCATCCAGGCCGAGGGCCTGATCGCCACCGTCAAGCACTACGCCGTGAACAACCAGGAGCACGAGCGGATGTCGATCGACGTCCGGATCGACGAACGCACCCTGCACGAGACCGAGCTGCGCGGCTTCGAGGCCGCCGTACGGGCCGGCGCCGGGGCCGTCATGGGCGCGTACAACAAGGTCAACGGCACCTACGCCTGCGAGAACCAGGCCCTGCTGACCGGCATCCTGCGCGACCGCTGGGGCTTCACCGGCTGGGTGATGTCCGACTGGTTCGCCACCCACAGCACCGGCCCCGCCCTCGCCGCCGGGCTCGACATGGAGATGCCGAACGACACGTACTTCGGCGCCGCGCTCAAGGCGGCCGTCACCACCGGGCTCGTCCCCCGCGCCCACGTCGACCGTGCCGCCGGCCGCGTGCTGACCGTCCTGGACCGCTTCGGCCTGCTCGACGGCAGCGCGCCGCCCCGACCCGAGCGCGACCCGGCCGCCGGCGCCCGTACCGCGCTGAGGGTCGCCCTCGCGGGCGGCGTCCTGCTCCGCAACGAGCGCGCCACCCTGCCGCTCACCGGCCCCGCCGCCCGCGACATCGCCGTCATCGGCCCCACCGGCAGCGTCCCCTTCGTCAGCGGCGGTGGCAGCGCCCACGTCATCCCCGACCGGGCCGACAGCCCGCTGGACGCCATCCGGGCCCGCGCCGGACGCGGCGCCCGCGTCGCCTACGCCCTCGGCGAGGACCTGTACGGCAAGCCCCTGCCCGCCGGAGCGCTCAGCCCCGCCGCCGACCTGGAGGAGCAGCGGGTACCTGCCGGACAGACCTGGACCTACGACGGCACCCTCACCGTCGGCGCGGCCGAGGAATGGACCTTCGTCCTCCACTACTCCGGCCGGCGCCCCGCCGTCACCCTCGACGGCGTCGAACTCTTCCCGGCGATCCCCGGCCTCGGCGAGTACTTCACCGGCGGCCTGGTCGGCACCGCGCCGGACGGCCTCTCCGTACGCCGCCACACCTACGACCGGCTCCCGGCGGGCCCGCACCGGCTGCGGATCACCGCCCGGGGCGGCGACGCCGGGCAGACCATCCGGCTGCGCCGGATCACCGCCGCCACCCGCGCCGCCGACGTCGCCGAGGCCGCCCGCGCCGCCCGCGCCGCCCGCAGCGCCGTGCTGTTCGCGTACGAGGACGCCACCGAGGGCCAGGACCGCACCACCATCGCCCTGCCCGGCCACCAGGAGGAGCTCATCGCGGCGGTCACGGCTGCCAACCCGCGCACCACCGTCGTCCTCAACACCTCCTCCTGCACCGCCATGCCCTGGCTCGCGCGCACCGGCGCCGTGCTGCAGATGTACTACCCGGGACAGGAAGGGGCCGGCGCCACCACCGCACTGCTCTTCGGCGACGCCAACCCCGGCGGCAAGCTCACCCAGTCCTTCCCGGCCTCCGACACCCGCCACCCCGTCGCCGGGGACACCCTGCGCTACCCCGGCGTCCTCGGCCGCGAGGAGTACTCCGAGGGCGTCTTCCTCGGCTACCGCTGGTACGACGCGCAGCGCACCGCGCCGCTGTTCCCCTTCGGCCACGGCCTGTCGTACACCACGTTCGACTACCGCGGGCTGCGACTGCTGGCCCGCGGCGGCGACGTGGAGGCGAGCTTCACCGTCCGCAACACCGGGCGGCGGACCGGAGCCGAGGTCGCCCAGGTCTACCTCGGCCCGGCGCCCGGCATCCAGATGCCCCAGCCGGTACGGATCCTCGCCGGCTACCAGCGCGTCGAACTGCGCCCGGGGGAGGCCCGCACGCTCCGGGTCCGCATCACCCGCCGGACCCTGTCCTCGTGGGACACCGCCCGGCACGACTGGGTGGCGGGCACCGGCCGCCGTACCGTCGAGGTCGGCTCCTCCTCCCGCGACCTGCGGCTGCGCGGCTCCGTCGACGTGCCGATGTCACGGTGA
- a CDS encoding DedA family protein, which yields MHIEQWLESVPAVSVYAIVGVVIGLESLGIPLPGEIVLVTATLMASSQDHINPYILGACAIAGAVIGDSIGYLIGRKGGQPLLNWLGRKFPKHFSADHVATAERSFQKWGMWAVFFGRFIALLRIFAGPLAGVLRMPYWKFAIANVLGGIIWAGGTVAVIYSVGKVAEDYLKKFSWLGLVAALLFGLGSLVMMKMRAKKAAAAREAAEAQAALSTPEPAGESAPASVPARD from the coding sequence TTGCATATCGAACAGTGGCTGGAGAGCGTGCCCGCGGTCAGCGTGTACGCGATCGTGGGGGTGGTCATCGGGCTGGAGAGCCTGGGCATCCCGCTGCCAGGCGAGATCGTTCTGGTCACCGCGACGCTGATGGCGTCCTCACAGGACCACATCAACCCGTACATCCTCGGTGCCTGCGCCATCGCGGGCGCGGTCATCGGTGACTCGATCGGCTATCTGATCGGGCGCAAGGGCGGGCAACCGCTGCTGAACTGGCTGGGGCGAAAGTTCCCCAAGCACTTCAGCGCCGATCATGTGGCGACCGCCGAGCGGTCGTTCCAGAAGTGGGGCATGTGGGCCGTCTTCTTCGGCCGCTTCATCGCCCTGCTGCGGATCTTCGCCGGTCCGCTCGCCGGTGTCCTGCGGATGCCGTACTGGAAGTTCGCCATCGCCAACGTCCTCGGCGGCATCATCTGGGCGGGCGGCACCGTCGCGGTCATCTACTCCGTCGGCAAGGTCGCCGAGGACTACCTCAAGAAGTTCTCCTGGCTGGGCCTGGTCGCGGCGCTGCTCTTCGGCCTCGGCTCGCTGGTCATGATGAAGATGCGCGCGAAGAAGGCCGCCGCGGCCCGCGAGGCGGCCGAGGCGCAGGCCGCGCTGTCCACGCCGGAACCCGCCGGGGAGAGCGCCCCGGCGTCGGTGCCCGCGCGGGACTGA
- a CDS encoding gamma carbonic anhydrase family protein yields the protein MTMSALIAGVGGHEPKIDPGAFTAPTSVVLGDVTLAAGASVWYHAVLRADCGPIVLGADSNIQDNCTVHVDPGFPVSVGARVTVGHNAVLHGCTVEDDVLVGMGATILNGARIGAGSLVAAQALVPQGMQVPPGSLVAGVPAKVRRELTAEEREHIKLNAAMYLGLAEAHREVPPGD from the coding sequence GTGACGATGAGTGCGTTGATCGCGGGTGTGGGCGGGCATGAGCCGAAGATCGATCCGGGGGCGTTCACCGCGCCGACCTCGGTCGTGCTCGGCGACGTCACGCTGGCCGCGGGCGCGAGCGTCTGGTACCACGCCGTCCTGCGCGCGGACTGCGGCCCGATCGTGCTCGGGGCCGACAGCAACATCCAGGACAACTGCACCGTGCACGTGGACCCCGGGTTCCCGGTCAGCGTCGGCGCGCGGGTGACCGTCGGGCACAACGCCGTGCTGCACGGCTGCACGGTCGAGGACGACGTGCTCGTCGGCATGGGCGCGACGATCCTCAACGGCGCCCGGATCGGGGCGGGCTCGCTGGTGGCGGCTCAGGCGCTGGTCCCGCAGGGGATGCAGGTCCCGCCCGGCTCGCTGGTCGCCGGGGTGCCCGCCAAGGTCAGGCGGGAGCTGACCGCGGAGGAGCGCGAGCACATCAAGCTCAACGCGGCGATGTACCTCGGGCTGGCCGAGGCCCACCGCGAGGTGCCGCCCGGCGACTGA
- a CDS encoding DapH/DapD/GlmU-related protein, with product MPKNRNVFSSLAAARRRAVSRAVHRGWRWVREAGAVTAQRPGPYRFRRIGTGTRLAFPLGTVFGEEWIELGEHCVIAEQVTLTAGMMPGVDLGPDPVLRLADGVVLGRGSHVVASRPVVIERDVFCGPYVYITSDNHSYDDPDQPVGRQWPRCAPVTIGAGSWLGAGAVVLPGARLGRNVVVAAGAVVRGQVPDHAVVAGAPAKIVRRWDPGTGWQPPLRTPPPVPVPVGMTADELLALAALEDPAAGEPEPRPAAAPDTA from the coding sequence GTGCCGAAGAACCGGAACGTGTTCTCATCGCTCGCCGCCGCCCGGCGCCGGGCCGTCTCGCGCGCGGTGCACCGCGGCTGGCGGTGGGTGCGCGAGGCGGGCGCGGTGACCGCCCAGCGCCCCGGCCCGTACCGCTTCCGCCGCATCGGCACCGGCACCCGCCTGGCGTTCCCGCTGGGCACGGTGTTCGGCGAGGAGTGGATCGAGCTCGGTGAGCACTGCGTCATAGCCGAGCAGGTCACCCTCACCGCCGGGATGATGCCCGGCGTCGACCTCGGCCCTGATCCGGTGCTGCGGCTGGCGGACGGCGTGGTCCTCGGGCGGGGCAGCCACGTGGTGGCCTCCCGGCCGGTCGTCATCGAACGCGACGTCTTCTGCGGCCCGTACGTCTACATCACCAGCGACAACCACAGTTACGACGACCCCGACCAGCCCGTCGGCAGGCAGTGGCCGCGCTGCGCGCCGGTGACGATCGGCGCGGGCAGCTGGCTCGGCGCCGGCGCCGTCGTCCTGCCCGGCGCACGGCTCGGCCGGAACGTGGTGGTCGCGGCGGGCGCCGTCGTACGGGGCCAGGTGCCCGACCACGCCGTGGTCGCGGGCGCGCCCGCGAAGATCGTGCGGCGCTGGGACCCGGGGACGGGCTGGCAGCCGCCTCTGCGCACCCCGCCGCCCGTGCCCGTACCGGTGGGCATGACCGCCGACGAACTGCTGGCCCTGGCCGCCCTGGAGGACCCGGCGGCGGGTGAGCCGGAGCCCCGGCCGGCGGCGGCCCCGGACACCGCCTAG
- a CDS encoding YbaK/EbsC family protein encodes MRTPMDAFDDVRPAIECLDLLTEPVAAALRAWSGPVPVDQLSYVDTDPEKADTAVLVENYGSWLLEQSANCVVVAGKRGGESTLAACLVLAHTRADVNGVVRRHLGARKASFAPMDTAIGATGMEFGGITPIGLPADWPLLVDAAVADAPYALIGSGSRRGKLIVPGKALAGLPGATVLEGLAV; translated from the coding sequence ATGAGGACACCGATGGATGCCTTCGACGATGTCCGGCCCGCGATCGAGTGCCTGGATCTGCTGACCGAGCCCGTCGCCGCCGCGCTGCGCGCCTGGAGCGGGCCGGTGCCGGTGGACCAGCTGTCCTACGTGGACACCGACCCCGAGAAGGCGGACACGGCCGTCCTCGTGGAGAACTACGGCTCCTGGCTGCTGGAGCAGTCCGCCAACTGCGTCGTCGTCGCGGGCAAGCGCGGTGGCGAGTCGACCCTCGCCGCGTGCCTGGTCCTCGCGCACACCCGGGCGGACGTCAACGGCGTCGTCCGCCGCCATCTCGGGGCGCGCAAGGCCTCGTTCGCGCCGATGGACACCGCCATCGGCGCGACCGGCATGGAGTTCGGCGGCATCACCCCGATCGGCCTGCCCGCCGACTGGCCGCTGCTGGTCGACGCCGCCGTCGCCGACGCTCCGTACGCGCTCATCGGCAGCGGCAGCCGCCGGGGCAAGCTGATCGTGCCGGGCAAGGCTCTGGCCGGGCTCCCCGGCGCCACCGTGCTGGAGGGGCTGGCCGTCTGA
- a CDS encoding GNAT family N-acetyltransferase, with the protein MITIRAAGPDDAVELVRLRRLMFADMSGRDEPGPWEETARRTAARQLAEDAPVLGAFVVDGEAADGGRHLAACAVGRVEERLPAPGHPTGRFGFVFTVCTDPRYRGRGYARATTEALLDWFATRGVTRVDLHATPDAEALYRGLGFAEHSIALSLDLSER; encoded by the coding sequence ATGATCACGATACGTGCCGCAGGCCCCGACGACGCCGTGGAACTGGTGCGCCTGCGCAGGCTGATGTTCGCGGACATGAGCGGGCGCGACGAACCAGGTCCGTGGGAGGAGACGGCGCGGCGGACGGCGGCGCGGCAGCTGGCCGAGGACGCGCCGGTGCTGGGCGCGTTCGTGGTGGACGGCGAGGCGGCCGACGGGGGTCGTCACCTCGCCGCCTGCGCGGTGGGGCGGGTGGAGGAGCGGCTGCCCGCGCCCGGCCATCCCACCGGGCGCTTCGGGTTCGTCTTCACCGTGTGCACCGACCCCCGGTACCGGGGCCGGGGGTATGCCCGCGCGACGACCGAGGCCCTGCTGGACTGGTTCGCGACGCGGGGCGTCACCCGGGTCGATCTGCACGCGACCCCGGACGCGGAGGCGCTGTACCGGGGCCTGGGGTTCGCCGAGCACTCCATCGCGCTGTCGCTGGACCTGTCCGAGCGCTGA
- a CDS encoding CoA-binding protein, producing MYGDPATVRKILTELGDTWAVVGLSANQRRAAYGVAEVLQRYGKRIVPVHPKAETVHGEKGYASLSEVPFEIDVVDVFVNSDLAGGIADEAVAVGAKAVWFQLGVVDEEAWHRTRAAGLDMVMDRCPAIEIPRLG from the coding sequence ATGTACGGCGATCCAGCGACGGTTCGCAAGATCCTCACGGAACTCGGCGACACGTGGGCGGTCGTGGGCCTGTCCGCCAACCAGCGGCGCGCGGCGTACGGCGTGGCGGAGGTCCTCCAGCGCTACGGCAAGCGGATCGTGCCCGTGCACCCGAAGGCAGAGACGGTGCACGGGGAGAAGGGATACGCCTCCCTGTCCGAGGTGCCCTTCGAGATCGACGTGGTGGACGTCTTCGTCAACAGCGACCTCGCCGGAGGCATCGCCGACGAGGCGGTCGCCGTCGGGGCCAAGGCGGTCTGGTTCCAGCTCGGCGTGGTGGACGAGGAGGCGTGGCACCGCACCCGCGCGGCGGGCCTGGACATGGTGATGGACCGCTGCCCGGCGATCGAGATACCCCGCCTCGGCTGA
- a CDS encoding DUF6381 family protein yields the protein MGDAGESRGRAKQLREKARETKQAAERAKDPAERKRLQEEARRLESQSEQESGMAAGDIYPRE from the coding sequence ATGGGCGACGCAGGCGAGTCCCGCGGCAGGGCCAAGCAGCTGCGGGAGAAGGCCCGGGAGACGAAGCAGGCCGCGGAGCGCGCGAAGGACCCCGCGGAGCGCAAGCGGCTCCAGGAGGAGGCCCGCCGGTTGGAGAGCCAGAGCGAGCAGGAGAGCGGCATGGCGGCAGGGGACATCTACCCCCGGGAGTGA
- a CDS encoding cytochrome P450 translates to MERSSTAAIRLASPRDRARVAAVVMAPLIAQGAVLRRPRMLALADRWDTNRKACDLMGELRGRYGDAPLSVDLMGRRILLLLSPGDVRAVLSATPRPFTPAGREKRAALAHFQPDGVLISPLPDRDDRRRFNEAVLDTARPVHRLADAMAGRIREEAAELAATARGSALLTWDAFAPAADRVVRRIVLGDGARDDQRLTELLRALRADANWSYLRRPRHRLRERFTQRLRAHLERAEPGSLASLLRQAPRTARTEPEGQVPHWLFAYDAVAMTTFTTLAVLAAQPDQADQVREELARRGASRTADPNGTPRLRACFLETLRLWPTTPVILRETTDSTPWHGGTIPPGVTTVTVSTFFHRDPEHLPHPDLFMPERWLDGDADPGPGVVPFTAGPAECPGRNLVLFTAVTLLAALLEETGYRPLTPGLAAYRRLPCTVDHTALRLRAEPAPTVAEDAPTAAEPAPTAAG, encoded by the coding sequence GTGGAGCGTTCGAGCACCGCCGCGATCCGCCTGGCGTCGCCCCGGGACCGGGCCCGTGTGGCGGCCGTGGTGATGGCGCCGCTCATCGCGCAGGGGGCTGTCCTCAGGCGGCCGCGGATGCTCGCGCTTGCCGACCGGTGGGACACCAACCGCAAAGCCTGCGACCTCATGGGTGAGCTGCGCGGGCGGTACGGCGACGCGCCCCTGTCGGTCGATCTGATGGGCCGCCGGATCCTGCTGCTGCTGTCACCGGGGGACGTGCGGGCGGTGCTGTCCGCCACGCCCCGGCCGTTCACGCCCGCCGGCCGCGAGAAGCGCGCCGCGCTGGCGCACTTCCAGCCCGACGGAGTCCTGATCTCGCCGCTGCCGGACCGGGACGACCGCAGACGGTTCAACGAGGCCGTGCTGGACACCGCGCGTCCGGTGCACCGGCTCGCGGACGCCATGGCCGGGCGGATCCGCGAGGAGGCCGCGGAACTGGCGGCGACCGCCCGCGGCAGCGCCCTGCTGACCTGGGACGCGTTCGCCCCGGCCGCCGACCGCGTCGTCCGGCGGATCGTGCTGGGGGACGGAGCCCGGGACGACCAGCGGCTCACCGAGCTGCTGCGCGCGCTGCGCGCCGACGCCAACTGGTCCTACCTGCGCCGCCCGCGGCACCGACTACGGGAACGATTCACCCAGCGGCTGCGCGCACACCTGGAGCGCGCCGAGCCGGGCAGCCTCGCGTCGCTGCTGCGGCAGGCGCCCCGTACCGCGCGGACCGAGCCCGAGGGGCAGGTCCCGCACTGGCTGTTCGCCTACGACGCCGTCGCCATGACCACTTTCACCACCCTGGCCGTGCTCGCCGCTCAGCCGGACCAGGCGGACCAGGTGCGCGAGGAGCTCGCGCGGCGCGGCGCGAGCCGGACCGCGGACCCGAACGGTACGCCGCGCCTGCGGGCCTGCTTCCTGGAGACGCTGCGGCTGTGGCCCACGACGCCGGTGATCCTGCGCGAGACCACGGACTCGACGCCCTGGCACGGCGGGACGATTCCGCCGGGAGTCACCACGGTGACGGTGAGTACGTTCTTCCACCGGGACCCGGAGCACCTGCCGCACCCGGACCTCTTCATGCCCGAGCGGTGGCTCGACGGCGACGCCGATCCCGGGCCGGGGGTGGTGCCGTTCACCGCCGGGCCCGCCGAGTGCCCGGGCCGGAACCTGGTGCTGTTCACCGCCGTCACGCTGCTCGCCGCGCTCCTGGAGGAGACCGGGTACCGGCCGCTGACACCGGGTCTGGCCGCGTACCGGCGGCTTCCGTGCACGGTCGACCACACGGCGCTGCGCCTGCGCGCCGAGCCCGCGCCGACCGTCGCCGAGGACGCACCGACTGCTGCCGAGCCCGCGCCGACCGCCGCGGGGTGA
- a CDS encoding LPFR motif small protein, producing MFSAIADVLRAIGHAIATVVTLPFRALARLFGGASRPAH from the coding sequence ATGTTCAGCGCCATCGCCGATGTGCTCCGCGCCATCGGCCACGCGATCGCGACCGTCGTCACCCTGCCGTTCCGGGCACTCGCCCGGCTCTTCGGGGGCGCCTCACGCCCCGCCCACTGA
- a CDS encoding YigZ family protein, producing the protein MQERYRTVAREGVHEVEISKSRFICALAPAATEREAQDFVRRVRAEHPTATHNCFAYVIGADGGVQKASDDGEPGGTAGVPMLQMLVRREMRYVVAVVTRYFGGVKLGAGGLIRAYGGAVGEALDALGTVTRQRFRLATVTVDHQRAGKVENDLRATGRAVRDVRYAETVTIEIGLPEADIEAFGAWLADATAGTATLEVGGEAYGDA; encoded by the coding sequence ATGCAGGAGCGGTACCGGACCGTCGCGCGCGAAGGCGTGCACGAGGTCGAGATCAGCAAGTCGCGCTTCATCTGCGCGCTCGCCCCCGCCGCCACGGAGCGGGAGGCGCAGGACTTCGTCCGCCGTGTCCGTGCCGAGCACCCGACCGCGACCCACAACTGCTTCGCCTACGTGATCGGCGCCGACGGCGGCGTCCAGAAGGCGAGCGACGACGGAGAGCCGGGTGGTACGGCGGGTGTGCCCATGCTCCAGATGCTGGTGCGCCGCGAGATGCGGTACGTCGTGGCCGTCGTCACCCGGTACTTCGGCGGGGTCAAGCTCGGCGCGGGGGGTCTCATCCGCGCCTACGGCGGCGCGGTCGGCGAGGCGCTCGACGCCCTGGGCACGGTAACCCGGCAGCGCTTCCGGCTGGCGACCGTCACCGTGGACCACCAGCGGGCCGGGAAGGTCGAGAACGATCTGCGGGCGACCGGCCGGGCCGTGCGCGACGTGCGGTACGCCGAGACCGTCACGATCGAGATCGGGCTGCCGGAGGCCGACATCGAGGCGTTCGGGGCATGGCTGGCGGACGCCACCGCGGGCACGGCGACGCTGGAGGTGGGCGGCGAGGCGTACGGCGACGCCTGA